From the genome of Ectobacillus sp. JY-23, one region includes:
- a CDS encoding Imm44 family immunity protein codes for MEFFFSGELESDISREFMKQLAKIKKKLKKLEGNYGNEVEEIAIIPIVVKKVPGYEESDFFAERTLFFKKDKSSDLRLRISHEAFLNANDEMRKLLIIKNIIQCIRILGTKAKTDFNAKKLEDDILDMFHIDENTINKINM; via the coding sequence ATGGAGTTTTTTTTCAGTGGTGAATTAGAGAGCGATATTAGCAGAGAATTCATGAAGCAACTTGCTAAAATTAAAAAGAAACTAAAAAAACTTGAAGGCAATTACGGTAATGAGGTAGAAGAAATTGCTATAATCCCTATTGTTGTTAAAAAAGTCCCAGGATATGAAGAATCTGATTTCTTTGCGGAAAGAACATTGTTTTTTAAAAAAGATAAAAGTTCAGATTTAAGGTTACGAATCAGTCATGAAGCTTTTTTAAATGCAAATGATGAAATGAGAAAGCTATTAATTATAAAAAACATTATTCAGTGTATTAGAATATTAGGAACCAAAGCAAAAACAGATTTCAATGCTAAAAAACTAGAAGATGATATTTTGGACATGTTTCATATCGATGAAAATACAATCAATAAAATTAATA